A single window of Synechococcus sp. CBW1004 DNA harbors:
- a CDS encoding Spx/MgsR family RNA polymerase-binding regulatory protein — MYSYPACGTCRKALAWLRERGVEVDLRDITRQPPSQGELAVALESLGRKRLFNTSGQSYRALGAATVQAMSDEEALAALAADGKLIKRPFLVMPDGRTLTGFQIPEWQALLDPST, encoded by the coding sequence TTGTACAGCTATCCGGCCTGCGGCACCTGCCGCAAGGCTCTGGCCTGGCTCCGGGAGCGGGGCGTCGAGGTGGACCTTCGTGACATCACCCGCCAGCCCCCCAGCCAGGGGGAGCTGGCCGTTGCCCTCGAGAGCCTCGGTCGCAAACGGCTGTTCAATACCAGTGGCCAGAGCTACCGGGCCCTCGGTGCCGCCACGGTTCAGGCGATGAGCGATGAGGAGGCTCTCGCCGCCCTGGCGGCTGACGGCAAACTGATCAAGCGCCCCTTCCTGGTGATGCCGGACGGTCGCACGCTCACCGGTTTTCAGATTCCGGAGTGGCAGGCCCTGCTGGATCCATCGACCTGA
- a CDS encoding histidine phosphatase family protein, producing the protein MPLRLVLVRHGLSSFNREHRIQGRDDLSTLTDDGAAQARAVGLSLSELPIEAAYTSPLSRAHDTARLILDQQRSAPPLERHDDLLEIDLSPWSGLLRTELRERFPEQERLWREAPHTLELSRADGSRYQPLPELMEQAGRFCASLLNQHRDALDGDRQATALVVAHNGILRCLLLSLLGLEASGFRRLRLENASISVLNLSGGTGSGQPLVQLESLNGTSHLVQGLPGRVAGPRLLLVRHGETDWNREGRFQGQIDIPLNENGRAQAQAARRFLAAIPIDRAYTSAMARPRQTAEAILADHPGVPLTSTTGLLEIGHGLWEGRLEREIAEGWPQLLTDWKERPETVQMPQGETIHDVWQRSLTTWNRIAAGLDAQETALVVAHDAVNKTILCALLGLGPEAIWAIKQGNGGVTVIDYPDGAGGEPVVTCMNLTGHLGGVLDRTAAGAL; encoded by the coding sequence GTGCCCCTCCGCCTCGTGCTGGTCCGTCATGGACTGAGCAGCTTCAACCGCGAGCACCGGATCCAGGGGCGCGACGATCTCTCCACCCTCACGGACGACGGCGCCGCCCAGGCCCGGGCCGTCGGGCTGAGCCTTTCGGAACTGCCGATCGAGGCCGCCTACACCTCGCCGCTCAGCCGCGCCCATGACACGGCGAGGCTGATTCTGGACCAGCAGCGCTCGGCTCCGCCACTCGAACGGCATGACGATCTTCTTGAGATCGATCTCTCCCCCTGGAGCGGCCTGCTGCGCACCGAACTGCGCGAGCGCTTCCCGGAGCAGGAACGTCTCTGGAGAGAAGCGCCCCACACCCTGGAGCTGAGCCGGGCCGATGGCAGCCGCTACCAGCCCCTGCCCGAGCTGATGGAGCAGGCCGGCCGCTTCTGCGCATCTCTCCTGAATCAGCACCGCGACGCCCTCGACGGTGACCGGCAGGCCACAGCGCTGGTGGTGGCCCACAACGGCATCCTGCGCTGCCTGCTGCTGTCACTGCTGGGTCTCGAGGCCAGCGGCTTCCGGCGTCTGCGGCTGGAGAACGCCTCCATCTCCGTGCTCAATCTCAGCGGCGGCACAGGCAGCGGTCAGCCGCTGGTGCAGCTGGAATCCCTCAACGGCACCAGCCACCTCGTCCAGGGCCTGCCCGGACGCGTGGCCGGCCCGCGGCTGTTGCTGGTGCGCCACGGAGAAACCGACTGGAACCGCGAGGGTCGCTTCCAGGGCCAGATCGACATCCCCCTCAACGAGAACGGCAGGGCCCAGGCACAGGCGGCACGCCGCTTCCTGGCGGCCATCCCGATCGATCGGGCCTACACCAGCGCCATGGCCCGCCCGCGCCAGACCGCGGAGGCGATCCTGGCCGACCATCCCGGGGTGCCGCTGACAAGCACCACCGGTCTGCTGGAGATCGGCCACGGTCTCTGGGAGGGACGGCTGGAGCGGGAGATCGCCGAGGGCTGGCCCCAGCTGCTCACCGACTGGAAGGAGCGGCCCGAAACCGTGCAGATGCCCCAGGGGGAAACCATTCATGACGTCTGGCAGCGCTCACTGACCACCTGGAACCGCATCGCGGCCGGGCTGGATGCACAGGAAACCGCTCTGGTGGTCGCCCACGACGCGGTCAACAAGACGATCCTCTGCGCCCTGCTCGGCCTCGGCCCCGAGGCGATCTGGGCGATCAAGCAGGGCAACGGGGGCGTCACCGTGATCGACTACCCCGATGGGGCGGGCGGCGAACCGGTGGTGACCTGCATGAACCTCACGGGCCATCTCGGGGGCGTGCTCGACCGCACCGCCGCCGGAGCGCTCTGA
- the lepB gene encoding signal peptidase I, which yields MRSSDPLRSQGSPGSDAPSPGGDPAPSAVSAPQSGAPQSGGPEGPEATEPPRESPWAFWRSVVITLAVALGIRHYLLEARYIPSGSMLPGLQIQDRLLVEKLSFRSRAPRRGEIVVFRAPHHFDPVLNSRGKPSPLQCLLVNIPGIGSLPGLQQPACDAFIKRVVALPGEQVSVDPRGRVRINGRELVEPYVSNFCPVDSQGLGPCRTLNAVVPPGSVLVLGDNRANSWDGRFWPGTNFLPQSEIIGRAFWRFLPISSWGPLGPTTNPPSP from the coding sequence TTGCGCTCCTCGGATCCGCTTCGCTCCCAGGGCTCCCCAGGCTCTGACGCCCCTTCCCCCGGCGGCGATCCCGCCCCCTCCGCGGTCAGCGCTCCGCAGTCCGGCGCTCCGCAGTCCGGCGGTCCTGAAGGCCCTGAAGCCACGGAGCCCCCCCGGGAGAGCCCCTGGGCCTTCTGGCGCAGCGTCGTGATCACCCTGGCGGTGGCACTCGGCATCCGCCATTACCTGCTCGAAGCCCGATACATTCCTTCCGGCTCGATGCTGCCGGGGCTGCAGATCCAGGACCGGCTGCTGGTCGAAAAGCTCAGCTTCCGCTCCCGAGCGCCCCGTCGCGGGGAGATCGTGGTGTTTCGCGCTCCGCATCACTTCGATCCGGTGCTCAACAGCCGCGGCAAGCCCTCACCCCTTCAGTGTCTGCTGGTGAACATTCCCGGCATCGGTTCGCTGCCGGGGCTTCAGCAGCCGGCCTGTGATGCCTTCATCAAGCGGGTGGTCGCCCTGCCCGGGGAGCAGGTCAGTGTCGATCCCCGCGGACGCGTGCGCATCAACGGCCGCGAGCTGGTCGAGCCCTACGTCAGCAACTTCTGCCCCGTCGACAGTCAGGGTCTGGGCCCCTGTCGCACCCTGAACGCCGTGGTTCCGCCAGGCAGCGTGCTGGTGCTGGGCGACAACCGGGCCAACAGCTGGGATGGTCGCTTCTGGCCCGGCACCAACTTTCTGCCCCAGAGCGAGATCATCGGACGCGCGTTCTGGCGCTTCCTGCCGATCAGCAGCTGGGGTCCACTGGGGCCCACCACCAACCCCCCTTCGCCCTGA
- a CDS encoding adenylosuccinate synthase: MANVVVIGAQWGDEGKGKITDLLSRSADVVVRYQGGVNAGHTIVVDGRVLKLHLIPSGILYPDTTCLIGSGTVIDPKVMLGELDMLLGYGIDVSGLTVASTAHVTMPYHRLLDQAMEQRRGDRRIGTTGRGIGPTYADKSERNGIRIIDILDEGRLRDRLAGVLADKNEILQKLYGLQPLDFEAVVAEYVTYGQRLAPHVVDCTRAIHQAARARKNILFEGAQGTLLDLDHGTYPYVTSSNPVSGGACIGAGVGPTLIDRVIGVAKAYTTRVGEGPFPTELEGSLNDHLCDRGGEYGTTTGRRRRCGWFDGVIGRYSVQVNGLDCLAITKLDVLDELDEIQVCVAYELDGQRIEHFPCSAEDFARCKPIFETLPGWQTSTADCRSLEDLPPTAMSYLRFLADLMEVPIAIVSLGADRDQTIVVEDPIHGPKRALLSV, from the coding sequence TTGGCCAACGTCGTCGTCATCGGTGCGCAATGGGGTGACGAGGGGAAGGGCAAGATCACCGATCTCCTGAGCCGCTCCGCGGACGTCGTCGTCCGCTATCAGGGAGGCGTCAACGCCGGCCACACGATCGTGGTGGATGGCCGCGTGCTCAAGCTTCACCTGATTCCTTCGGGGATCCTCTACCCCGACACCACCTGCCTGATCGGCTCGGGCACCGTCATTGATCCCAAGGTGATGCTGGGTGAGCTGGACATGCTCCTCGGCTACGGAATCGACGTCTCGGGACTGACGGTCGCCTCCACAGCCCACGTGACGATGCCCTACCACCGCCTGCTCGATCAGGCGATGGAACAGCGCCGCGGAGACCGCCGCATCGGCACCACCGGCCGTGGCATCGGACCCACCTATGCCGATAAATCGGAGCGCAACGGCATCCGCATCATCGACATCCTCGATGAGGGGCGCCTGCGCGATCGCCTCGCCGGCGTGCTCGCTGACAAGAACGAGATCCTGCAGAAGCTGTACGGCCTCCAACCGCTCGACTTCGAGGCGGTGGTCGCCGAATACGTGACCTATGGCCAGCGCCTGGCCCCGCACGTCGTCGACTGCACCCGCGCCATCCACCAGGCGGCCCGGGCGCGCAAGAACATCCTGTTCGAGGGCGCCCAGGGCACGCTGCTGGACCTGGACCACGGCACCTATCCGTACGTCACCTCCTCCAACCCGGTGAGCGGCGGTGCCTGCATCGGCGCCGGCGTAGGCCCCACCCTGATCGACCGGGTGATCGGCGTGGCCAAGGCCTACACCACCCGCGTCGGGGAAGGCCCCTTCCCCACCGAACTGGAGGGCAGCCTCAACGACCACCTCTGCGACCGAGGTGGTGAATACGGCACCACCACCGGCCGCCGCCGCCGCTGCGGCTGGTTCGATGGCGTGATCGGCCGCTATTCGGTGCAGGTGAACGGCCTCGACTGCCTGGCGATCACCAAGCTCGACGTGCTCGATGAGCTCGACGAGATCCAGGTCTGTGTGGCGTATGAGCTCGACGGTCAGCGCATCGAGCACTTCCCCTGCTCCGCCGAGGATTTCGCCCGCTGCAAGCCGATCTTCGAGACCCTCCCCGGCTGGCAGACCTCCACGGCCGACTGCCGCAGCCTCGAGGATCTTCCCCCCACCGCCATGAGCTATCTGCGCTTCCTGGCGGATCTGATGGAAGTGCCGATCGCCATCGTGTCGCTGGGCGCCGATCGCGATCAGACGATCGTGGTCGAGGATCCGATCCACGGCCCCAAGCGGGCCCTGCTGAGCGTCTGA
- a CDS encoding proline--tRNA ligase, giving the protein MRVSRLMLVTLRDVPAEAEIPSHRLLLRGGYIRRISAGIYAYLPLLWRVLQKISTIVREELNRTGALETLLPQLQPAELWQRSGRWAGYTAGEGIMFHLEDRQGRELGLGPTHEEVITTLAGDLLRSYRQLPVNLYQIQTKFRDEIRPRFGLMRGREFIMKDAYSFHADEDCLRRTYADMDTAYRRIFERCGLRAVAVEADSGAIGGSASQEFMVTAEAGEDLILTSPDGRYAANQERAVSLPAEAVPLIGGLRQSGAGEALATPGQTSIEALCRAHGFDASQLVKVLLLLARFEDGLRQPLLVSLRGDQELNEVKLANVVSARLAGDHGALLGVEPLTAELLRQERLDLDLSALPLGYLGPDLEDALLASQGLVLDNVDSRAGTAGAATLPERKPRLERSFLRLFDPTATDLEAFICGANRVDTHRVGASWAGLGLTPGADQVVDLRAAQPGDRCQHDPSQRLEAARGIEVGHIFQLGRKYSEALEATFTNEQGIDEPLWMGCYGIGVSRLAQAAVEQHHDADGIIWPAAIAPFSVIVVIANVQEAGQVALAEQLYGEIQRAGHEVLLDDRPERAGVKFKDADLIGIPWRVVVGRGAATGRVELVRRADGERQELAAEELVAALNRQMP; this is encoded by the coding sequence ATGCGCGTCTCCCGGCTGATGCTCGTGACGCTGCGGGACGTGCCGGCCGAAGCCGAGATCCCCTCCCACCGCCTGTTGCTGCGTGGCGGTTACATCCGTCGCATCTCGGCGGGGATCTACGCCTATCTGCCATTGCTCTGGCGCGTGCTGCAGAAGATCTCCACGATCGTGCGCGAGGAGCTCAACCGCACCGGCGCGCTCGAGACCCTGCTGCCCCAGCTCCAGCCTGCGGAGCTCTGGCAGCGCAGCGGTCGCTGGGCCGGCTACACGGCCGGCGAGGGGATCATGTTCCACCTTGAGGACCGTCAGGGGCGGGAACTGGGTCTCGGCCCGACCCATGAAGAGGTGATCACGACACTGGCCGGTGATCTGCTGCGCTCCTACCGGCAACTGCCGGTGAATCTCTATCAGATCCAGACCAAGTTCCGCGACGAGATCCGTCCCCGTTTCGGTCTGATGCGAGGTCGGGAATTCATCATGAAGGATGCCTATTCCTTCCATGCCGACGAAGACTGTCTCCGCCGCACCTATGCCGACATGGATACTGCCTACCGGCGCATCTTCGAGCGCTGCGGCCTGCGGGCCGTGGCCGTCGAAGCGGACAGCGGCGCCATCGGCGGCTCAGCCAGCCAGGAGTTCATGGTCACTGCCGAGGCGGGTGAGGATCTGATTCTCACCAGCCCCGATGGCCGCTACGCCGCGAATCAGGAGCGGGCCGTCTCCCTGCCTGCCGAAGCCGTTCCTCTGATCGGCGGCCTCCGGCAGAGCGGTGCCGGCGAAGCACTCGCCACCCCCGGCCAGACCTCGATCGAGGCGCTGTGCCGCGCCCATGGCTTCGACGCCAGCCAGCTGGTCAAGGTGCTGCTGCTGCTGGCGCGCTTCGAGGACGGACTGCGACAGCCGCTGCTGGTGAGCCTGCGCGGCGACCAGGAGCTCAATGAGGTGAAGCTGGCCAATGTGGTCAGCGCCAGGCTTGCGGGCGATCACGGCGCCCTGCTGGGGGTGGAGCCGCTGACGGCCGAGCTGCTGCGGCAGGAGCGACTCGATCTCGACCTGTCAGCCCTGCCGCTCGGCTATCTGGGTCCGGATCTGGAAGATGCGCTGCTGGCCAGCCAGGGCTTGGTGCTGGACAACGTCGATTCGCGGGCAGGAACGGCCGGTGCGGCAACACTGCCGGAGCGCAAACCACGCCTGGAACGCTCCTTCCTGCGCCTATTCGATCCCACCGCCACCGACCTGGAGGCCTTCATCTGTGGCGCCAACCGCGTCGATACCCACCGGGTGGGCGCCAGCTGGGCCGGCCTGGGTCTGACACCGGGCGCGGACCAGGTGGTCGACCTGCGCGCCGCCCAGCCCGGCGACCGCTGCCAGCACGACCCCTCACAGCGGCTGGAGGCAGCCCGCGGCATCGAGGTGGGGCACATCTTCCAGCTGGGACGCAAGTACTCCGAGGCCCTCGAGGCCACCTTCACCAACGAACAGGGGATCGACGAGCCCCTCTGGATGGGCTGCTACGGCATCGGCGTATCCCGCCTGGCCCAGGCGGCCGTGGAGCAGCACCACGACGCGGACGGCATCATCTGGCCCGCCGCGATCGCCCCGTTCTCCGTGATCGTTGTGATCGCCAACGTGCAGGAGGCGGGCCAGGTGGCCCTGGCCGAGCAGCTCTATGGCGAGATCCAGAGAGCCGGCCATGAAGTCCTCCTCGACGACCGCCCCGAGCGGGCGGGCGTGAAGTTCAAGGATGCCGATCTGATCGGCATCCCCTGGCGGGTGGTGGTCGGCCGGGGTGCGGCCACCGGCCGCGTGGAACTGGTGCGGCGCGCCGATGGTGAGCGCCAGGAGCTGGCCGCTGAAGAGCTGGTGGCCGCCCTGAATCGTCAGATGCCCTGA
- a CDS encoding dihydroorotase, producing MAAAPPTLLRRVQVLEGPGLPVRCADVRIQDGVLRSLTDAAPPGSDAPVEPGLRVVDAGHCWLAPPLVDPHSVLEDPLQGRAETLNSLADAAAAEGYGTVALLPWGSPWRDRPADLTLDWPEPLRLHCWGSFSRAGADQELADHDDQLRSGAIGLAAGAALPPLALLERGLRLAEMGEHPVLLCPRDPSLSQQGFVRERVEALRAGWPVDPAVSETLPLESLLALASALPGAPLRLMNLSTAEAVRRLARLQNPPAASVCWWHLLADSASLDPADNGWRLEPSLGGPDDRDALIGALKTGLIGAVAVHHQALDAEEMLLSLEQRRAGVAGHGLAAASDGGILASLWRELVGRRGWPPQLLWERLCWGPSVFLGLKPECLQAGSRRWILFDPDASPGGERSTSLAANHPSPPGGVQGAIVASGLRAKGGWWWAPVDPSC from the coding sequence ATGGCGGCGGCTCCACCCACCCTGCTGCGCAGGGTTCAGGTGCTGGAAGGCCCGGGCCTCCCCGTCCGCTGCGCCGATGTGCGCATCCAGGACGGCGTGCTGCGCAGCCTGACGGATGCGGCTCCCCCTGGATCCGACGCCCCCGTGGAACCCGGCCTGCGGGTCGTCGACGCCGGCCACTGCTGGCTCGCCCCACCGCTGGTCGATCCCCACAGCGTGCTCGAGGATCCGCTCCAGGGCCGCGCCGAGACCCTGAACAGCCTGGCTGACGCAGCCGCGGCGGAGGGATACGGCACGGTGGCCCTGCTCCCCTGGGGAAGTCCCTGGCGGGATCGGCCCGCAGATCTGACGCTGGACTGGCCCGAGCCGCTTCGGTTGCACTGCTGGGGCAGCTTCAGTCGGGCAGGCGCCGATCAGGAGCTCGCCGACCATGACGACCAGCTGCGCAGCGGCGCCATCGGCCTGGCGGCAGGAGCGGCCCTGCCGCCCCTGGCCCTGCTGGAGCGCGGTCTGCGCCTGGCCGAGATGGGGGAACACCCGGTGCTGCTCTGCCCCCGCGATCCGTCCCTGAGCCAGCAGGGCTTCGTGCGCGAGCGGGTGGAGGCCCTGCGGGCCGGCTGGCCCGTGGATCCGGCGGTCAGCGAAACCCTGCCTCTGGAGAGCCTGCTCGCCCTGGCCTCCGCCCTGCCCGGTGCCCCTCTGCGCCTGATGAATCTGTCCACCGCCGAAGCGGTGCGCCGTCTGGCGCGCCTGCAGAATCCACCGGCGGCCTCGGTGTGCTGGTGGCATCTGCTGGCCGACAGCGCCTCGCTGGACCCGGCCGACAACGGCTGGCGGCTGGAGCCCTCCCTGGGTGGCCCCGACGACCGGGACGCCCTGATCGGGGCCCTGAAAACCGGCCTGATCGGAGCGGTGGCGGTGCATCACCAGGCGCTTGATGCCGAGGAGATGCTGCTCAGCCTTGAGCAGCGGCGCGCCGGAGTCGCCGGCCACGGCCTGGCGGCGGCGAGCGACGGCGGCATCCTCGCCTCGCTGTGGCGCGAGCTGGTGGGGCGACGGGGCTGGCCGCCACAGCTCCTGTGGGAGCGACTCTGCTGGGGGCCGTCCGTCTTTCTGGGGCTGAAGCCCGAGTGTCTGCAGGCGGGCAGCCGCCGCTGGATCCTCTTCGATCCCGACGCATCTCCCGGTGGCGAGCGCTCGACGTCGCTGGCCGCGAACCATCCGAGTCCCCCGGGCGGGGTCCAGGGAGCGATCGTGGCCAGTGGTCTCAGGGCGAAGGGGGGTTGGTGGTGGGCCCCAGTGGACCCCAGCTGCTGA
- a CDS encoding 2Fe-2S iron-sulfur cluster-binding protein: MPTIRFEREGQQVGCIEGANLRKAAVDAGINPYSGINNFRNCGGLGQCGTCVVEVLEGARNLSPRSDVEEVYLADRPASYRLSCRTSVNGDVTVRTRPSEGVGKGSNSLVGALKALVGK, from the coding sequence GTGCCCACCATTCGCTTCGAACGTGAAGGCCAGCAGGTCGGCTGCATCGAGGGGGCGAACCTGCGCAAGGCGGCCGTCGACGCCGGCATCAATCCTTACAGCGGCATCAACAACTTCCGGAACTGCGGTGGTCTCGGCCAGTGCGGCACCTGCGTCGTCGAGGTGCTGGAAGGTGCCCGCAACCTCTCCCCCCGCAGCGATGTCGAAGAGGTGTATCTCGCTGACCGTCCCGCCAGCTATCGCCTCAGCTGCCGCACGAGCGTCAACGGCGACGTGACCGTGCGCACCCGTCCGTCGGAGGGTGTCGGCAAGGGTTCCAACAGCCTGGTGGGCGCCCTCAAGGCCCTGGTGGGCAAGTGA
- the psb27 gene encoding photosystem II protein Psb27: MPAFLHRAVLRPLLSACLCLALCLSLALSGCSSAGGLTGSYIDDTVNVAQSLLTTIAIPQDDPGHQAAETEARTLINDYIARYRPRRDVNGLASFTTMQTALNSLAGHYSAYANRPLPDALRSRLEKELRKAEASATRGT, encoded by the coding sequence ATGCCCGCCTTCCTGCATCGCGCCGTGCTGCGCCCGCTGTTGAGTGCCTGCCTCTGCCTGGCGCTCTGCCTCAGCCTGGCGCTCAGCGGCTGCAGCAGCGCCGGCGGGCTGACGGGCAGCTACATCGATGACACGGTCAATGTGGCCCAGAGTCTGCTGACCACCATCGCCATTCCCCAGGACGACCCGGGCCATCAGGCCGCCGAGACCGAGGCACGCACCCTCATCAACGACTACATCGCCCGCTACCGCCCGCGCCGCGACGTGAACGGCCTGGCCTCCTTCACCACCATGCAGACGGCGCTCAACTCGCTCGCCGGCCACTACAGCGCCTATGCGAACCGCCCCCTGCCCGACGCCCTGCGCTCGCGTCTGGAGAAGGAGCTTCGCAAGGCGGAGGCCAGCGCCACCCGGGGAACCTGA
- a CDS encoding CPBP family intramembrane glutamic endopeptidase, whose translation MSPSPRPAPSQPEAAALPGASPQGRPPAGWKSLLALLSLALSVLIWLNGLAQSLQRPSVGDALSLRQLELTALAAEAAGDRAEPGLFGADPRADLVKALRRLGESAAVPVPVAQRLELALLERGDSPEAVRVQLLQLEEMVDAPRRPLLQALAGGRPLDPALQRSLLAPWTPSPFLSQLVCEQLGRDPSACPAVRSGGRLLLQWAVVTVLPLPLLLIGVGLLLRQAWLARRGRLSAAPPLSGPPLDLVDVTLLIAGGFVLIGEVLMPQLLQGPLVALLSGLALPFALEQGIQVLLLYLVLMSAPLVILAAMLRGRGMPPAGGWLQWHWRPPASALARAAAAVLMVLPIVALSGWLIERLWPQAGGSNPLLDLVLTNPDPRALACFAFTATLLAPLFEETLFRGVLLPSLARRLGPLPAVLASAAVFALAHLSLTELVPLLVLGVGLGWLRWRTGRLAASVLMHSLWNGLTFLNLLVLAR comes from the coding sequence TTGAGTCCATCCCCCCGCCCCGCCCCGAGTCAGCCCGAGGCCGCGGCGTTGCCGGGGGCCTCACCCCAGGGTCGTCCTCCCGCCGGCTGGAAGAGTCTGCTGGCCTTGCTGAGCCTGGCGTTGAGTGTGCTGATCTGGCTCAACGGGCTGGCTCAGAGCCTGCAGCGTCCCTCGGTGGGCGACGCGCTCAGCCTGCGTCAGCTGGAGCTCACCGCGCTGGCCGCCGAGGCCGCCGGGGATCGGGCCGAGCCAGGACTGTTCGGGGCGGATCCGCGGGCCGATCTGGTCAAGGCGCTGCGCAGGCTGGGCGAGTCCGCGGCCGTTCCCGTGCCGGTGGCCCAGCGGCTGGAGCTGGCGCTGCTCGAGCGGGGTGACTCCCCCGAGGCTGTCCGCGTGCAGCTGCTGCAGCTGGAGGAGATGGTCGACGCGCCGCGGCGGCCGCTGCTGCAGGCCCTGGCCGGCGGCCGGCCGCTGGATCCGGCCCTGCAGCGCTCGCTGCTCGCCCCCTGGACGCCTTCGCCGTTTCTGAGTCAGCTGGTGTGCGAGCAACTCGGACGGGACCCCTCCGCCTGTCCGGCGGTCCGTTCCGGCGGCCGTCTCCTGCTCCAGTGGGCCGTGGTGACCGTGCTGCCGCTGCCGTTGCTGTTGATCGGTGTGGGGTTGCTGCTGCGGCAGGCGTGGCTGGCCCGCCGTGGACGGCTCAGTGCGGCGCCGCCCCTCAGTGGTCCGCCGCTGGATCTGGTCGATGTGACCCTGCTGATCGCCGGTGGCTTCGTGCTGATCGGAGAGGTGCTGATGCCGCAGCTCCTGCAGGGCCCTCTGGTGGCCCTCCTCTCGGGACTGGCTCTGCCGTTCGCCCTGGAGCAGGGGATCCAGGTGCTGCTGCTCTACCTGGTGCTGATGAGCGCCCCACTGGTCATCCTCGCCGCGATGCTGCGCGGCCGCGGCATGCCCCCGGCCGGAGGCTGGTTGCAATGGCACTGGCGGCCCCCCGCCTCCGCCCTGGCCCGTGCCGCCGCTGCCGTGCTGATGGTGCTGCCGATCGTGGCGCTCTCCGGCTGGCTGATCGAGCGCCTATGGCCGCAGGCCGGTGGCAGCAATCCGCTGCTGGATCTGGTGCTCACCAATCCCGATCCCCGGGCCCTGGCCTGCTTTGCCTTCACGGCGACGCTTCTCGCGCCCCTGTTCGAGGAGACGTTGTTCCGGGGCGTGCTCCTGCCATCCCTGGCCCGCCGCCTGGGCCCGCTGCCGGCGGTCCTGGCGAGCGCGGCGGTGTTCGCCCTGGCCCATCTCAGTCTCACGGAGCTGGTGCCCCTCCTGGTGCTCGGCGTGGGGCTGGGCTGGCTGCGCTGGCGCACGGGCCGGCTGGCAGCCTCGGTGCTGATGCACAGCCTCTGGAATGGCCTGACCTTCCTGAACCTGCTCGTTCTGGCTCGATGA
- a CDS encoding class I SAM-dependent methyltransferase, which produces MPSSGTDPKPTAASSAPSEADVAPTGYDLIVQQLIPGYASLARLAVSLLSASPLAAGEGASVLVAGCGTGAELLEACAQRPDWELTAVDPSAAMLEASRERLDRTGGSRGIRWQQSTVEELALEASFDGALSVLVLQSLADDGSKLVFLTSLARALKPGAQLVLVDLMQPERSPLQGQVEQAWQLFQRASGLQGATEALDALSPRLHPIGLSRLSALVEAAGFSDPAPIFQALDFQGFLLQRRA; this is translated from the coding sequence GTGCCGTCGAGCGGAACCGACCCGAAGCCAACCGCCGCATCCTCAGCCCCTTCCGAGGCGGACGTCGCACCGACCGGCTACGACCTGATCGTCCAGCAGCTGATCCCCGGCTACGCCAGCCTGGCCCGGCTGGCGGTCAGCCTGCTGTCCGCCTCCCCTCTGGCCGCCGGCGAGGGAGCCTCGGTGCTGGTGGCCGGCTGCGGGACCGGCGCCGAACTTCTCGAGGCCTGTGCCCAGCGGCCCGACTGGGAACTGACTGCCGTCGATCCCTCCGCCGCCATGCTGGAGGCCTCCCGGGAGCGGCTGGATCGCACCGGCGGCAGCAGGGGGATTCGCTGGCAGCAGAGCACCGTGGAGGAGCTGGCGCTGGAGGCGAGCTTCGACGGTGCGCTGTCGGTGCTTGTGCTGCAGTCACTGGCGGATGACGGCAGCAAGCTGGTCTTCCTCACCAGCCTGGCCCGGGCTCTGAAACCCGGAGCCCAGCTGGTGCTGGTCGATCTGATGCAGCCGGAACGTTCACCGTTGCAGGGCCAGGTCGAACAGGCCTGGCAACTGTTCCAGCGGGCCAGCGGACTGCAGGGTGCCACCGAAGCGCTGGACGCCCTCAGCCCGAGACTGCATCCGATCGGACTCTCACGACTCAGCGCCCTGGTGGAAGCCGCGGGCTTCAGCGACCCGGCCCCCATCTTCCAGGCTCTCGACTTTCAGGGCTTCCTGCTGCAGCGGCGCGCCTGA